The DNA sequence cttaactcaacacaATTACAAGAGTTAAATAGCATATTTAATGATCAAGTAATGAATCTACTAAGTCTGAGCTCTACTCTCATGCCTAAGGATGCTTACAAAAATTTTGACATTGCTAAGATTTCTACTCTTGTTGACAACTACTATCCCGAAGACTTTACTGAACAAAAGAAGATTAGTTTGCCTTTTCAATTTCAGCATTTTATTCTTGATGCTCGTCAGCATCCAAAAATGAAGAATTTGTCAACTATTCATGAACTATGTAGATGTttagcaaaaacaaaaaatcaaaagtgtattatttgattgatagATTGATTTGTTTGATATTAACTCTTTCAGTTTCTACAACTACTACAGAGCGATCATTTTCAGCAATGAAAATAATGAAGACAGGGTTAAGAAACAAGATGGAGGACGACTTTTTCGCGGATAGTTTAGTTATTTATATTGAGAAACAAATTGCTGAAAAGTTTAGTTTTGATTCAATTATTGAAAATTTCAAGTCACTAAAGACTCAAAAAGTACTATtataaactattttatattttttatttgtagaattatttatttataaattttattttaatataaatattattattaaatttttatgttaaattttttgtccttaaaattttgattcaaaCTCCCCACTAAATATAGCATGTTTATACGTTCTTATCTTTTGATATAAATTTTATAGCCATCTTTATATATGTTAAGATAATGATAATAAGTAACTAAGTTTATAATTAAACTCAATTTTAATGAGTTAAACTGTTAGCTGatctcaattattttttaataaagtttAAGTTAGGTTTAACTCAATATATTTCTACTTTTAGTCAAAATTTATAAAgaaatgaatatatatatatatatattttaaataaatttaaatattaattttatttttagtatgtcaaaaataataatacgTTAAATTTTGTTACTATATAATAAAAACTTTTTGATGACTAGCCCTATATTCAAACCAACAGCAGTTAGacaacttttatttttatttatttatttattttattaaaattattaccCCTTACCCTTACCATCATTTCCCATATAATAATATTCGGTATCTAACCTAGCAATCAGGAAATGGAgaatatcaataattaaaattcCAGGTCATAGATTACGTTGAATGGAAACAATTCAGATTGTGAACTCATATTTTGCTGTGGGCAGTTATggtttctttttcattattattttttattttctattttttaatgattGGTGTGTTTTCAAAGTTTCTATTATTTAGTAGTGTTTTATATCAAAATCAGATCTATAAAGAACGTGGCTCACCCATTTTATCTTCTtgctcataaaaaaaaaaaaaaatgaaaagccATGATATATAAGCTTCTTATGAACTATGTTAAAAGACAGAAAAAtggattttttaattttttttaagaataaaattttttatttaagcaaaatattttaattaaatttaatcaagttattaattataacaattttttaaattacgCGTTCTTTTAAATTTGCGcaagttcttcttcttcttttttcttcgttatcatcatcatcaataatACTAACATTTTGCGAATATCTTTATTAGTTCTGATTTTTTCTGTTGtcattattaaataattttggtttatttcttaatttatttcagttcattatttgtgtgttaattgagaTTTACTTGATGTTGCTGATAAGTATTggctaaattttttattccttaattAACTTCGGtttatttcttagtttaattgagaTTCATTTGGATCCAAAAATGAATTCGATGTGTTTTTGTTAATGATTAAGTCTTtttttagcaaaaaaaaaataaaattatttattatcactttattcaattgtattatattttattccatTCCATTAATTTTGTTTTGAGAGCCATTCCAACCATTGgaataaattatttatcaacAATACACTTGGACTGCAAATGAACCGAAAACATTATTAAAGCGAAACCATTGTATAATATCAATGAACCGAACATTTGTACATTATATAAATTCGAATTCAGAAACACTTGCGTCTAGAATGaactaaaaatattatcaaatcGAAACCATTGTATAATACCAAATAAACCAAATATTTgtccattatataaatttaaattcaaaaacacCTGTGTCTAAAATGAACCGAAAATATTATCAACGCAAAACAACTATATAATACTAAATGAATCGAACATtgtccattatataaattcaaaatattagtttttgttagtaaaatattggtgttgttggtgattatatgataataaaagagaaatagaagcAGAAGGAGGTGGAGAAAAATGAGGAGGAAGAacaggaggaggaagaggagatgaagacgAAGAAGTTATGTTATTGAAACGCGGTGATTAAAGTGATTTTTGTTGAGTTTGAATCAATTTGATTGGATTTGATTGCCAAAAATACTTGAATGTGTagttgtattatttttttaattgatgaagtaaaatgtaatttttaatattttaacttttttatgtttatttttattttatttataaaattaatgatgagacatcatatttaatttttttaaatgaaaaaaaataaaaaaaatctatttctaAGATAGAGTACTTATAAATTGGTAAAATCTATTGAAAGCAATGTTTGGAATATATACAGTTATTTTGAAGATCTTTTGGCGAAGTCTTTACTCTTTAGTTTTAGTATGTATGACAACATCACCATATTTTTTGAAAGAGGAATGTTACACGTACAAATTATTTGGTTTACAAGTTATATAAGTTGGGAGAAATTTAATAAAAAGCGCGCTGAcccatatataatttttatggCATGCTTCGCGTTGTTccttttcctcctcctcttccttcttcttctccttcttcttctccatcctactcttctttttcttcctccatgaaaatgaattttttgtcaaatttgTTCGATCTCCTTCGTGCGttctctctttgccttttcattcGTTGTTTTATCTGCGTTTATCATTAGTATTATTGCTtcgttttttttcgattttcatggtttctgaaatcaagctttgaaatcattttgaagataatgaaactttagaaatacacccaaacgattacagaaatatacCCAAACGgaagattacagaaatacacccaaacggaggattacaaaaatacacccaaagaatttaaaaaatatacccAAAATTCGTTAAAATACACtttatgcataattcaaaactcttcctctttctcctcctcatcttctgctgcttcttcttcttcattttcttatttcatattctcataattctttttgggagaaaaaaatcaaacaaaaaaaaatataatgttgcaaaatcaaaagaagaacGAGGAGAAACAACGATGAAGATGAAACACTTcaaaaacgaagaagaagaagcagaagagGAGGCacggaaaaaaaagaagaaagagaagaaaaagaggaacatgaaaaaaaaataaataacttgtaTGATTTGTATGGAAAAACGTTTGTATGTAAAAAATTTCTCTTTCCAAAAATACCaacaataaaattttagatatcttatcatttatttatatttttctccGCATAAAAACTTTTGCTGCTTCTCTTTACTTATAAGAGgctatcttatctttctttctATTGTTATATTGATTGTATATTTGCCTGTATTAAGGGaatggatctaaaaattttgacGGTAGTAcaaaatacatataatataacaataaaataatttttataactatttaatataatggacaaatttaataatataatagaacaaagaaatattattattattattattattattattattaaaaatttaaattttaatgggGTATTATTTGTCCCACAACTTACCATACGAATTCGTTCTTATTTGTATTTACAATGAAGCGAAGATAGCAGCATAAAGacgtttaaaattattttcacgTGAAAATGTAAATTTATATTGGCACATCTCAAATTAAATACTTTTTGGTTGAATCATTACATAATATATGTCAATATTTAAGTTTAAATCTTTATACGAAGACAACCTCATATTTTTCAAGAATAGAAGTATGGTTTGTCGATATCTAAAGATTAAACACCAAGAAAAAATCATTTAGATTGCATATGTTGAGCCCCAATAAAGTTGGTGGGTACAAGCTTGGATATAATACTTAATTCTTTTTGCCAAAAATATAATGATATCGAACCTTGGCTTGATAAGAACATGGTTGAAATATTAACACATTAGGAAGACATAATAAAACGAAAGAGTTCTTTTTTTCGATAGTCGGTAAAACTCTCAACTACAAATTAAATAAGAGGAAGTTTAATCTCAAAGAGCAAGTACACAGATAAGAAATCTTAAACGCAaagaaaaatatctaaaaaaaattctcaaataATATTCTCAAATATCAAGCGTGCatcaactatttttttttatcaaattctcAGAATTTCTTCAACGTCGGCATCAAGATGAGAATATCTAATTGATACAGTTTTCTAAGCCATTAACAATAATGCTTTTTGCAGCAACTGAACCAACCAGCTTGATTTAAGAGTGGAAGAACACTGAGAACTTCTCTAAGAAGTGGAGCCTCACGCTCTCCATAAGTAGAGATACACTGCTTCGACAAGCGGAGCTCTAATCATAATTTCTTCTCAAGCCTAGTTCAGATACAAACTTGAAGATAATCACAAATAACAAAGAGAGACAAAGCAAAAGAAGGAAATCAACTCAAACAGGCAAGTCATGGAAGTTACAAAAAATCCAGGCATGGAAGGGGATATTCTGGAACTGGAGGAATCTACAGCTCAACATGGAGACAATACAGATCAGAAACTAGTAAGCCGGGTGTTGACGGAAAAGGTGCTAAATACGGTCACGGTGCGCAAAATGATCCTCAACATGTGGGGAGATCCGCAGAGGCTGGTGATCACCAATGCAGGACTAAACTCCTTTATTTTGAACTTCAAAAGTCCGGAGGAAGCTAGAAGAGCGTATGATGGTGGGCCATGGAGAATCGAAGGGCATATGTTGAGTCTGCAATGGTAGAGCTCAAACCTGTCCATTGATGAGGTAAAATACAATCAGCTTCCTATTTGGGTCCAGATACATGGATTACCTtatgataaaattaatattaaaaatgcTGAGAAAATAGAAGCAATAGTAGGGAGAGTGATAGGTGCTGAGGATCCTTTTGTTGAAGGAAACATGCTTAGATCATTTTTGAGGGTCAGAGTGGAGATAAACGTTCAAATGGCTCTGAAAACGGGTTTTTGGTTCAGAAGAAATGATGGAACTCACTCATGGGCgaaatttaaatatgaaaaaCTGTATGATTATTGTTATAAGTGTGGGAGAATTGGACATGACAAGAGAGCATGTGCAGAGGAGCTAGTGAGGTCATTGGTAAACCCAGAAATGCCTAGATATGGACCTGAACTCACAACTCAGGGGCTGAGGTCGATAGAGAATGAGGCAAGAAAGGCAGGAATCAGGAGGAGAAAGGAGGAACAAAACAATTGGGTGGAGGAGTTGTGGGAGGCGCGTGAAAGAAGCTGGCAAGGGAGAGAGTAGCTGAAAAGACAATTACAAAAGGACAGAGGGAAGTCAAGTCTAGGAGGTGTGAGAAGTTCTCAAGCCAGTGCCTCTGCCAAATCTTGGGACAGATTAGTAAATCCACATGAACAAATGGGAGAGAGACAAGTGGCAATACAAGAAGTgcaagatcaagaggaagggGCTGATGATGAAGGAAAGAATGGTGAGAAGTACAACTTTATCTTCAAGGCAGATGATGGGACagcaaaacacaaagaaaggaaaaaggagAAGGTCATACCACAAAAGCAGCAAGCCAGTGAGTCAGTAGCAGTGAGAAGCGTAAATGAGGTCAGGGGATTAGATAAAATACAGGAAAAAGAGGAGGACAGTAACAAAAACCCTAAGAAGTACATAGAGAAAGGTGGGCCAAGCATGAGAAGAATAGGCAGCACAAATAGAGGGGCATGGACTTTCACAAATCAAAGGCCCAATAGAAACAGACAACAAATTAAAAGTGGGCCAACTGAAGAAGAAAGGAACTTCACTATTGGACAACTATTGAAAGAGTTCAACAAAAACATGgcagaagaaaaaagaaagagaaataaagaaagagaagatgaaAAAGGGGTCCAGAACAGGAATAACATGGACATTGATGGGCAAATCAAACAGTTCAAGCCAAAAGAACAAGGATCAGAACAGAGGAACAAGCAAATAGTCACAGAGAGTGATGAAGTCTTCTATTATGTTGAACtagcagaagaagaagaggaaatgGAGCAGAAAAATGGCAACGCAATTGTAGTGGCTAGAGAATACGAAACAGAACTTGTTCAAAGAATGGAGGAAAAGTTGAAGCTtaaaagaagaagggaagaggaCCAACAGGAGCAGATTGAAAACTTTCtggaaaaagaagagaaagctATGCAGATGTGGGTAACCAACAAGAAGAACAAATGGAGCAGAGGCCTAATAGAAGGTAGAGCGCATGAGGAAGAGTTAAGGATCAAAGAAGACTGGGAAGACTCAATGGCTGAGGAGGCAGGCCTATACAAGCCCCCAACTCAACCATGAGTATTATAAGTTGGAACTGCCGTGGGGTAGCGGCCCCTGTGACAGTTTCTGAACTGCCCAGCATGTGCAAACAACTAAAGCTTGCAATAGTATTTCTTATAGAGACTAGAGCTAGAGAGAGTACTATTAAGAAGCTGAAAAGAAGGTTACATTTTGAGAATGTATTTTACATAGAACCTCGGAGACTGTCCGGAGGGCTATGCCTTTtgtgaaataaaatatatagtatTGATGTTTATTTCTGGTGTGATAATCATATAAAAGCCCGTATTGATGACAAAAAAGAGAAGATATGGGAGTGCAATTTCATATATGGAAACCCATGTTCcagaagaagaaaagagcaATGGAGAGCAATTACAACGAATAATGACAACAAGGGGGAACCAAAATTATTCATAGGAGATTTCAACGACATTTTGAGCCAAGAGGAGAAAATTGGCCTACATCCAAAACCGCAAAGCCAGGTGAGAGAATTCAGGAAGTTTGTAGATATGAATTATCTTATGGACTTAGACATAAAAGGAGGAAGATTCACGTGGTTCAGCAACCCAAGGAATGATTTTATTACTTGGGAGAGGATAGACAGGGCGCTACTCAACTGGGAATAGAGACTCCTGTATCAACAGGCATCACTTAAAGCTCTGTCGGCCATTAGCTCTGACCATTACCCATTAGTTTTGGATATAAATCAGATTCAAAGAACAGAAAGGAGTTTTAAATTCGAGGCATTTTGGACGGATCATGACGAGCGCGAGAACACAGTAAGGAAGGGATGGGATAAGGAAGACGTCCATGGATGCGTTTGGAAAGGAATTACAAGGAGAATGAAAAATTGTAAAGAGGAGCTTAAAAATTAGAGCAAGAGGACATTCAAACGAGCAGACAAAAAAATCAACAACATGAAAGAGGAATTAAAGAAGCTGCAAGAGTCGAAATTAACACCAGATAAGCAGGAGAAAATATAGCAAATAAAGGAGATTATAGCTGCTTTatgaaaacaggaagaaaattTTGGGGACAAAGATCAAGGTTGAAGTAGTTGAAATGGGGAGACAAGAACACATCTTTTTTCCATGCCACAACCATTcaaagaaggagaaggaatCGAATCGATAAGCTTAAAAACGAGGCATGCCTATGGATAGAGGATAGAGAGGAAATTATGAATCACATCGAGGAACGATTTGACGCGTTATTTACTTCCAATAACAAAAGTAACAGTGAATCAGTCTTAAGCAAAATCCCAGTGAGAGTCACGGAAGACATGAATAAGGAGCTGATCTCAGATGTCACAAAAGAGAAAATTAGAAAAGCGGTCTTCAGCATGGGCAGTCTCAAGGCTCCGGGGCCAGATGATCTGAATGGATTGTTTTACCAAAAACACTGGGAGATTATTAAGAAGGAGGTATATGCAGTAGTTAGAGAATTCTTTTGGAATGGGTACTTGCCGGAAGAGATTAGCGAAACCATAATAGTTTTAATTCCAAAGGTCAAGAATCCGGAAGAACTTAATCACTTAAGACCAATCAGCTGTTGTAACttcatttataaaattataaccAGGGTCATAGTATTAAGGCTGAAAGAGCTCCTCGAGGATATAGTGTCCCCAACCCAGAGTGCTTTTGTGGGAGGAAAGCTCATACAAGATAATGTAGTAATTGTCCAAGAAGTTTATCATAGCCTAAACAAGAAAGGAAGAGAGGGATCACAGAATATAACAATCAAGTTGGATATGAACAAGGCATATGATAGGTTAGAATGTGATTTTTTGGAAAAGGTGCTCATTAGACTCGGGTTCACCGAAAAATGGGTTGAATTGGTGATGAAATGTGTCAGAAGTGCAAACTATAGGGTGAAGGTCAATGGAGAATTATCTAAGAAGATCAAGCCTCAGAGGGGTCTTCGACAAGGGGATCCATTATCCCCCTACCTTTTTATTTTAGCGGCTGAGGTATTCACGATTCTAATGCAAGAGGCTCAAGCGAAAGGCTATATATCAGCCTAAAGTTAGCCCCAACAGCCCCGGTTCTTACTCATTTGTTGTTCGCAGACGATTGCATCATATTCGCGAAAGCAAATGAGGAGgagatttttcagattatcaccGTGCTAAATGAATACACAGAGGCATCCGGACAAAGGATCAACTTGAATAAGTCAGGCATCACTTTTGGAAGTCAGGTCTCGATACAAACGAGAGTAGACATTGAAGAGATTTTAGAAATGACAACATGGGACACGCCGGGTAAATATCTGGGATTACCAGCCATATGGGGAAGATCCCAGAACAAAGCTCTAGTATGGATTGAAGAAAAAATCATGACTAAATTAGAGGGATGGAAAGAAAGGTTGCTGAATCAAGCAGGCAAAGAAACACTAATAAAGTCTGTAATTCAAGCAATGCCATCATATGCCATGAATGTGATAAAATTTCCCAAGAGCTTTTGCAGGAGAATTTGTACAAAGGTTGCAAGATTTTGGTGGGCAGCATCGAAAAAAGAACAGGACATCCATTGAAAAAAGTGGGACAGCATTACCGATAGCAAGAGAGAAGGGGGGCTGGGGTTCAAAGACCCCGAGAAACAAAATACGGCCTACCTTGCCAAACAAACATGGAGAGCATTGAAGAATCCAGATGTAATCTGGGTACAAATTTTGAAATCGATATATTTTCCAAATGGCAACTTCTAGGCAGCAACACGTAAAAAGGGCGCGTCATGGGTTTGAAAAGGCATCTTGCATGGAAGAGAGTTATTGAGGGAAGGAGCAAAGTGGAGCATCGGAGATGGTTCCAAAGTAAATATATGGAAAGACAATTGGATCACTAGAAGGAGAAAGCCTCTTAATGCAAATAGCACAGATGATTCGAAAGTAAAGGATCTCATTGTGAATGGGGAAGGATGGAATAAAAGAATGATTGAGAGCatgtttttccaaaaaatttgCAAAGAGATTCTCAGTACCCCTGTTAGTGTAATGAACAAAGAAGACCACTTGTATTGGCCATGGAAGGATAATGgaaattattcaataaaaaCAGGATATTATGTTGCAAAAAGAGTTGGGCAGAACATGAAACATAAAAATCCATCGACGAGTGAAGATAAAAGAGAGATATGAAAGAAAATTTGGAGAATGAAAGTCCCACAAAAGATCAGAATGTTCTTGTGGAAAGCATGTCATGATATATTACTAGTAGGTTCTAACTTACATAAAAGAAAGATGGCACCGGATCCAGTTTGTCAAATATGCTTAAAAAGTTTAGAGACAGTAGAACATGCATTACTGCTATGCGATTGGGCTAGGGCAACATGGTTCGGAACGGAATGTCAATGGACCCCAACAGTTAACACAGTCAGTTCAATTAGAAATTGGATATTGGAATGCATAAGAAAGGTGAGAGTAGGATGCTCCTTTTGCGTCGTTTTTGATCTGATCTGATAGGTCGGACGCGAGCAGTCGGGGGTGGAGAGCGATGGAAGGCTTCGTTGATGATGTCATGGCTGCTGCTACGAATGCGGCGATGTGAAGGCGGCCCAGATGCGAACACACTTTTGGGAATTCACTCCGGCAGTGTCGCCACCATCAACGCTCTGGTTGTTGAAGAGAGGAAGCTGCTGTGTAGCCTGGCAGTTTCAACTTCTCTCCCACGATAAGGGTGGAGAAACACAGAGGGATTGCAGGTCGGGTTGTGGCATGGATCCTTGTTCTAGACCTGAGCTGAGCTGTTGGTCCAGGTCcctgtccaaaaaaaaaaaaaccaaccAGCTTGTAAATAGATATTGTCTGTTTTGTCAAGTAGGAATGCTGACTCTTGGGTCTCTCACACTTATCTTAAATTACGATTTTGTTTTTGACGATAGAAATTGTAAAAACACACTATTTTGaataagaattttttaaaatttctctaatttaaaattaagaaaattgtgtATCACGATTTTAATCGACTTAACTAGTTAGatccaatttaaaaaataagaatattttaagTTAGTATTctcaataaataatattattttattaaaagacaGTAAAAAAAATTCTGAAAGACGATGTTctcattaaattaaaattctatCGATAAACAGTATATACCGACATATCTAGATTAAATCGATTAATCTAAACTGTACcaaaatattttagatattttgattcAAGAATAATTTATGTTATCAATTTCATTAACATTGGTAAAAATATGAATTGATTCGGTATGGCGAAGCCATGTATCTGAAGAATTTGGGATGTGTCATGCTTAGTCttttgaagaaatttttgaCTCAGCTGCATGCTTCCACCTCCTTAATCACCTTCAGCCCTTTCATTCTCTCTTCCATTCAATTTTACACTCAAAAATGTTCTCTCACGTTTTAT is a window from the Arachis stenosperma cultivar V10309 chromosome 3, arast.V10309.gnm1.PFL2, whole genome shotgun sequence genome containing:
- the LOC130966541 gene encoding uncharacterized protein LOC130966541, whose protein sequence is MGERQVAIQEVQDQEEGADDEGKNGEKYNFIFKADDGTAKHKERKKEKVIPQKQQASESVAVRSVNEVRGLDKIQEKEEDSNKNPKKYIEKGGPSMRRIGSTNRGAWTFTNQRPNRNRQQIKSGPTEEERNFTIGQLLKEFNKNMAEEKRKRNKEREDEKGVQNRNNMDIDGQIKQFKPKEQGSEQRNKQIVTESDEVFYYVELAEEEEEMEQKNGNAIVVAREYETELVQRMEEKLKLKRRREEDQQEQIENFLEKEEKAMQMWVTNKKNKWSRGLIEGRAHEEELRIKEDWEDSMAEEAGLYKPPTQP